TGGCGCTGAAGCTGAGCCTTCAGCACAGCTTCGGCCTGTGCGGGCTGGCCAAAGCGGCGATGGGCTGCCGCCAATTGCAAGGCGATCTCGGTGTTGTCCGGTGCCAGACGCTGAGCCTGCTGCAGCTCGGAGATGGCGCGCTGACCATCTCCGCGCGCCATGGCCTCATACGCCTTGTCGATCCGGGGATAGACCTGAAAGCGCTGTCTGGGAGTGATATCCGGACCTAGATCCACCGTCTGCGCCAGACCATCGTATGGGGTGGCGCATGCCAGGGAAAGAACCAGAATAGGACGAGAAAGCTTCATATATTGGCACCTAAGCAGCAACAGACACGATCGGGGCGGCATCAAGGCGGCGCAAAAGTTGCGCCATGGTGACCTGCAGCTGTTGCTGCAGTCGCAGTGCTTCATCCAGCGTGGCCTGCGTCAACGCCCCCTGGTTCACCAGGAACAGGCCCAGGCTGTCATCGCTTTGCTCATGCCTGAGCAGCAAGGCATTCAGCACGGCCGTGTCGATGCGGCCCAGGGCTTGCAGCACTTCGCCCAGCATCAGCTGCCGCGACACATAGAATTTCCACAGCTCTTTCGCCTGTTCGGCGGATACGCGTTTGCGCTCCACGGCCCAGGTCAGCAGTTCGCGAGCCGGCTCCCCATGCTGTCTTGCATACAGACGCCGCAGCTCGACCGTGACTTCTCCCTTGGGGGCAATGAGGTAGCGCACAGGCCTCTCGAGCTTGCGCTCCAGGGCTGCATGCGAGACCGGGTCTATGACCGACTCGCTGGCCAGGATCAGCGCTTCTCCCTCCTCGCGCAGCGGCACCACGCTGTAATGCAGTGCCAGATGTGCCGGTAGCAGCGCCGCGATCTCGTCGGGGATCAGGTGCTCTCCCAGAAATTCCCATGGAACGCCAGCCTGCTGGGCAACTGCAGCGGCCAGTTGTGCGGTGCTGATCAGGTCCTTGTGCACCAGCGCACTGCCCAGGCGCAAGCCGGGAGTGGGGCGCACCAGTGCTTCCTGCAACTGGCTCTCTGTCAGGGCACCTTGTGCGATCAGTATCTGTCCCAGGGGCTGTCGCAGTCTGGGTCCTTCTCCCAGCATGGGGAAGTCATGATCGGTCTTGGCCCATGCCATGCGCCGGATATCCTTGGCCTGCAGCGCCTGGGCGATTGCCCGCCAGTTGGCCAGAAAGTTCACCAGATTGCCCCATAGCAGGCGCGGAAGCGACATCAATCCCTGGACGATGCCGTAGTAGCTGGTGACGAAGAACATGCGCTGGGCAATGCGGTTGAGCATCAGCATGAAGTTCGCAGCCAGCAGTGCATACAGCCACCAGTCGCCCTGGAAGATGGAGAGAAACCGGTAGCTGTCCGGTACCAGGCGCTGGTAGATCCAGATGGCAATCAGCTGCATCGCCAGCAGCATGGCCAGAAAGCTGGCGAAATTGGTGAGAGCCCCTTTGCGGTCGCGCCAGAGAAAATAGTTCAGCACGCCGCTCTTGGTCCAGCGCAGGGTCTTGAAACCCTGGATCACGATGCCCGTGATCCATCGGGATTTCTGTCGCACCGCCGCATTCAGCGTATCGGGGAAGAACTCCCGCACGCAGATGACGCTGGCTTCACGCGCGCTGCGCCCGTGTCGGCGTGGCTGGTCGGGATCGGCAGGCTGGTCCGCGTCATGCACGGGAAAGCGCACGAAGATCTCGCGCATGCCCAGCTGCTTGAGCCGGAAACCGATGTCGTAGTCCTCGGTCAGGCTCTGGGTATCGAAGGCCACGCCATCGCCCAGCTCCAGCAGCGCCGTGATGGCGCGGCGGCTGAAGCAGGTGCCGACCCCGGCGCTGGGCACCTGGCCCACCATGGCCTCGCGCACGACGATGTCCTTGGCATGCAGTTCGGCAAACTCGTCCAGGTAATGCCCGCCGGTGAATTCGCGCAGCGGCCGCTCCAGGGGGTAGACCGGCAGCTGGATCAGATCCTTGCGATCCACGAGAAAATTGAACAGCCTCAGCTCCAGCCTGGACAGCACGTCTTCCGAGTCATGCAGGATGAAGCCCGCAAATTCGATGCCCGAGCGCTGCTCGAACTGGAAGATGGCATCGAGCACATTGTTGAGACAGTCGGCCTTGCTGGTCGGCCCGGGGCGTGCGCAGACCACGCTGTGCACATTCGGGAAATGGGCTCTTACCTGCTCCACATCGGCGTGGGTCTGGGGGTCGTTGGGGTAGGTGCCGATGAAGATGTGGTAGTTCTCATAGTCCAGCGTGGTTGCCGCCAGCTGCGCCATCTTGCCGATCACGCCATGCTCCTGCCAGGCGGGCACCATGATGGCCAGCGGCTTCTCGTCCACCCCGAGCAAGGCCTTGTGATTCATCTGCTCATGGCGCGAATACACGGTCAGTGCACGCCAAGCGCGCCGTCCCCAGTACATGAGGTCGATGAACAGATCGTCCAGTCCGCTGATGAAGATCACCACCGCAATGACGATGGCGATGCTCTTGAGAACATAGAGGTATCCGGTGAACAGGTCAAGCCAGGACATGGCGCGTCCTTTCAGCGGCTTTCTGGGCCAGGCCTGCGTGATCAGGCCTCAGCATCTGGTGCAGTCTTTTCTCGGTGCGCTGTGCTGCAGTCCCGTCACCAAACGGGTTGCTGCTGGCCTGCATGCTCCGGTAGGCAGCATCGTCATGCATCAGGTGGCGCACGGACTGAACGATCCTGCTTCTGTCGGCTCCGACCAAAGCGGCGCAGCCAGCTTCCAGTACCTCGGGACGCTCGGTCTCGTCGCGCAAGACCAGCACCGGCACCTTGAAGGTTGGCGCCTCTTCCTGCAGTCCGCCGGAATCGGTCAGCACCAGCCAGGCATCGGCCAGGGCCTGCTGCATGGCCAGATAGTCCAGAGGCTCCGTCAGCTTGACATTGGGAAGTCCGCCCAGCAGGCGGTATACGGGCTCCTTGACCACCGGATTGAGGTGGACCGGGAACAGCACCGGCACCTGGGGGAACTCGCGCGCGATATCGGCAATCGCTTCGCACACATGGTCCACATCGGGGCCCCAGTTCTCACGCCTGTGCATGGTGACCAGAATATGGCCCCGGCCCTGCATGCGGCGGTGGATGTGGTGATGCTGGCTGGCCCAGAGCTGGGCATCGACGACGGTGTTGCCGGTGAGCTCGATCTTTTCCTTGGCCACGTTTTCGCGCTCCAGCGCCTGCTGGGCCCTCGGGGTGGGGGCCAGATGCAGACTGGCAATGCGACCTATCATTTGCCGCAGGCCTTCCTCCGGAAAAGGTCGGTGCAGGTTGTAGGTGCGCAGGCCGGCTTCGACATGGACGACGGGAATCTTGAGATAGAAGCCGGCCAATGCACCCTGAAACGCGCTCTCTGTGTCGCCTTGAACGATCACTGCCTCACAGCTCGTATTCGTCAGCACGGACTCCAGCTGAACCCGGCAGCCCGTGGCGAATTCCAGCAGTGAACTTCCTTGCCTTTGCAGCACATGATCGGGCTGGATATGAAAGCAATCCAGCATTTGCGCGGCCATGTCGCCATGCTGGCCGGTATGCAGCCAGATGGGGCGAGCCCAGTGCGTCTGCTGCAGGGCGTGATAGACAGGGGCCAGCTTGATGATTTCGGGCCTGGTCCCGGACACGATGAGCAACTGCGCGATGTCTGGCTTGGCGTGAAGAGCCTCGGAGTCCTGATTCATTGCGTTCTCCCTTTGAGTCAATTGGTATCAGACGTTCTTCATTCGTACCTGCTCAAAATCATCTTTCACGCTCTGCTTCGGGTATGTCAGCCAGCTCCTCGTGCTGGTCGCCATTGGTGCCGGCTTATCTGCTGCATGAGCGGCGCAGCCGCATCGGCGGCTAACCGTCTCTGGCTGCCGTGACCAGTCTCTCGGCACAGCGGCTGGCCTGATCGCCATCCTGCGCTTCCACCATCACATGCAGCAGCGGCTCCGTGCCACTGTGACGCACCAGCACACGCCCGGTAGAACCCAGTTCGGCCTCGACCTGCGCCTGCACTCGTGCCAGCAAGGCATTGCTGCGCCAATCCCGGTCTGGCGACCAGTGCACATTGAGCAATGCCTGAGGGTAGAGCTGCACCGGCAGCAGCCATTGCGATAACGTGCGGCCGGTGCGCACGCAGGCCTGCAATATCTGCAGCGCATTCACCAGACCGTCGCCCGTGCTGTGCCGGTCCAGTATCAGCAGATGGCCTGACCCCTCGCCGCCGAAGGTCCAGCCCCTGCGGCTGAGCTCCTCAAGCACGTAACGGTCGCCGACCTTGGTGCGCATGAAGTCCACATCCAGCACCCCGAATGCCCGCTCCACCGCCATATTTGTCATCAGCGTGCCGACGGCACCCGCAATGCTCTCGTCATGCTCCAGGCGGTCGGCGACGATCAGGTACAGCAGTTCGTCCCCGTTATAGAGCCGGCCGGCGGCATCGACGACCAGCAGGCGATCCGCATCGCCATCCAGGGCGATGCCGAAATCCGCACCGCAGCCGGAAACAGTGGTGGCCAGGAGCTCAGGGTGTGCGGCTCCGGCCCCCTGGTTGATGTTCATGCCATCGGGAGCGCAGCCTATGGCCACCACTTCGGCCCCGAGTTCATGCAAGACCATGGGCGCTATCTGATAGGCCGCACCATGGCCGGCATCGACCACGATCTTCAGTCCCCGCAAGGTGAACGCATGGTCGCAAGTGCTCTTGCAAAACTCTATATAGCGGCCGGCGGCGTCATCCAGGAGCTGGGTTTTTCCGAGTGCGATTGCCGGGACCCAATGCGGCTCATCCAGCAGCATCTGCTCGACGGCTACCTCCCAGACGTAGGGTAGTTTGGTGCCTTTGGCACTGAAGAATTTGATGCCGTTGTCCTCGAAGGTGTTGTGGCTGGCGCTGATGACCACTCCCAGACTGGCCCGCAAGGCCCGCGTGAGATAGGCCACTCCCGGTGTTGGCAGCGTCCCAAGCAGCACCACATCCACGCCAGACGAATTGAAGCCCGACACCAAGGCGCTTTCGAGCATGTGACCCGAGATACGCGTGTCCTTGCCAATCAGCACCGTCGGGCGCTCTTCGTTGCGATGAAGCATTCGTCCGACGACATGGGCGAGATGCAGAGCGAAGTCCGGCGTGATGGGGAAATACCCAGCCCGCCCACGGATTCCGTCGGTACCGAAATATTGGCGTCTCATATCCATGATGATCACCTGTGCCTGAATGCATTCATCGAACGGGATGGGTTTCCGGGTCCGGTCAATTATTTATGACGACAACACTGTCGAAATATTAAAAACTATTGATTTATTTTTTTCATAGTTTCACTAGCAAAAACAATCCGAACAAGAATGCAGCGTAAAAAGAAACATCTTTTTACGCCATGAATATCTGGATGCTGAATTGGGGTTTTATACACAATATTTAAGGTATTTCCCTTCCCGGTCGGGACTGCATTGCTGTCAACCCTAGCGTCAGGCGGCTTGCCGAAGTCCAACCCGCAATAGCTCTGCTTGTCACGCAGTCAGATGCCGCTCTAGGCAGGGCAGCTTCTCTCAGGCTTGTAGGCTTCTCATTGAGAATATCGGTGCCTTTGTTTCCGGATCGCTTGTGGCATGCCTAGTCAGGAGTGGGCGATGGTTCTATGTGCACCAGTTAATCGCAGCCGGAATATCGATGCAGGAAAGAGGTTGCGGCGGAAAACAATAAATCGTGAGGCCGGCTCTGCGTTTACTGTTATTCAATTGGGAGCACAGGGATTTTGTGCCGCTTTATGGATTGGGGCTGCTGCTGAGTTGAATCGTTTCAAATCGAGCAGGTTTGACTCGCGATGCGGTGGCTGCGGCCGGGCTGCGTGCCGCCGAAGCCAGGTGGCAATGCCATGGCAGCGGCAGGGGGGGCGCCGTCGGCAGATGCCCTAGGCAGCGGCGAGGCCGTGGTATCTTTGGACTCCTTGTTCCTAGATATTCCGAGACTGGTCCATGCTTGCCAAACGCATCATTCCCTGCCTTGACGTGACCGGCGGCCGCGTGGTCAAGGGCGTCAATTTTCTGGAGCTGCGCGATGCGGGCGACCCGGTGGAGATTGCCGCACGCTACAACGCCCAGGGTGCAGACGAGCTGACTTTTCTGGACATCACGGCCACCAGCGATGGCCGTGACCTGATTTTGCCCATCATCGAGGCCGTGGCTTCGCAGGTCTTCATTCCGCTGACCGTGGGCGGTGGCGTGCGCAGCGTGGAAGATGTTCGCCGCCTGCTCAATGCCGGAGCCGACAAGACCAGCTTCAACTCCGCCGCCATTGCCAACCCGGACACCATCAATGCCTGCAGCGACAAGTACGGCGCGCAATGTATCGTGGTGGCCATCGACGCCAAGCGCCGCACTCCCGAGGACGAGCAGCGCATCGGCCCCGGCGGCACGCCCATGGGGCCGGGCTGGGATGTGTACAGCCACGGCGGCCGCAAGAATGTGGGGCTGGATGTGGTGCGCTGGGCCGAAGAGATGGCCAGGCGCGGTGCCGGCGAGATCCTGCTGACCAGCATGGACAAGGACGGCACCAAGAGCGGCTTCGATCTGAAGCTCACGCGTGCCGTGGCCGATGCCGTGGCCGTGCCCGTGATCGCATCGGGCGGTGTCGGCAATCTCGAAGACCTGGCCGATGGAGTGACCATTGGCGGCGCCGATGCCGTGCTGGCTGCCAGCATCTTCCACTATGGCGAGTACACCGTGCAGCAGGCCAAGGAATGCATGCGCGCGCGCGGCATTCCCGTGCGTCTCTAAAGTTTTTTGAGAGCTGCTTGCGCAGGCTACAAGCGGCTTTCCATATGTTTTATGGTTGATGTTGGCTGCTGGCCTGCGCTGGAAGCTATACAAAACAAAGGTCTGCAATGAGCTGGCTCGATCAAGTCAAATGGGATGCGCAGGGTCTGGTGCCCGTGATTGCGCAGGAGCAAAGCAGCGGCGACGTGGTCATGTTCGCCTGGATGAACCGCGAGGCACTGGAAAAGACCGCCGAGCTGGGGCGTGCCGTCTACTTCAGCCGCTCGCGCAACAAGCTGTGGTTCAAGGGCGAGGAGTCCGGCCATGTGCAGACCGTGCACGAGATACGCATCGACTGCGACAACGACGTGGTTTTGCTCAAGATCACGCAAGAGGGGCATGATCCCGGTATTGCCTGCCATACCGGCCGCCACTCCTGCTTCTACAGCGTTTTCAAGGACGGACAGTGGCTTGCTGTCGATCCGGTCTTGAAAGATCCTGCTTCCATCTATAAATAAAGTCATGCCTGAACAAAACACCGCGTCGGTCGAGGGCGCACTGGCCCGTCTGGCCGCCGTGATCGAAAGCCGCAAGGTCGCCAATGGTGGCGACCCCGAGAAAAGCTATGTCGCGCGCCTGCTGCACAAGGGGCCTGACGCCTTTCTGAAGAAGATCGGCGAAGAGGCCACCGAAGTCGTCATGGCTGCCAAGGATGTCGATCATGGTGCGGACAAGGGCAAGATCCTCTATGAAGTGGCGGATCTGTGGTTTCACTCCATGATTGCGCTGTCGCACTACGGACTGACACCCGCAGAGGTGGTAGCCGAGCTGGAGCGCCGCGAGGGCACCAGCGGTCTGGAGGAAAAAGCCCTGCGCAAGGCCCAGGAACGCGCTGCTCAGGAAGGGGCGGCCAAGCAATAAGGAGGAAGCGCATGAATGACGATCGCGACATCATCGATGTCAACAGCAGCAGCTCTACCGAGGTCGAGGGCCTGAAGGCCTGGGGCTGGGTCAGCTATCTGCTGCACTTGGTCGTGGCCGTGGCAGCCGTGCTGCCGGGCGCTCAGGTCAGTGTGCTGCTGTTGCTGATTGCCGTTGTCATCGATCTGGTCAAGCGCGATGATGCGCGCGGCACCTGGCAGGAGAGCCATTTTTCCTGGCGGCTGCGCAGCGTGCTCTGGGCCATCGTGCTCTATGCGGTGACTTTCCCGTTCTTCCTGCTGGGCCTCCTGATCTTCAACCCTGCCTGGGTGCTGATCTCCATCTGGTTCCTCTACCGCATCGTCAGCGGCATGATCGCCATGAACAAGAATCGCGCGATCCAGTCCTGAGCTGCACTTGCCAGACACCCAAGCCCCCGCTTTACAGCCGGGGCTTTTTTGTTTTTGCAAGCGGTTGTGCTGCGCTGCAACAGATTCGGGGTGGCAGGCTGACACGAGTGCAGGGCCTGTGCAATGCTTGCTGTGCTGGATAAGCTCCACGACTTGCGCAGATTCGGATCGGGCATGGTGTTTTGTCCATGGATATGCCCGCTGTGCATTCTTTGTTGGCGTAAGTCCCAAGTCCCTTACTTGGTTCATCAACCCTCACAGGATCGTGCCATGGCTGCAGAGACTTCCCACACCCTCAACCTTGCCCTGCAGGGCGGGGGATCGCATGGTGCGCTGACCTGGGGCGTGCTGGATGCATTGCTGGACGATGACGGACTGATCTTCGAAGGCATCAGCGGCACCAGCGCCGGTGCCATGAACGCCGTGGCGCTGGCCCATGGCTTCGCGCAGGCGGCCGCGCAGGAAAAGAAAGTGGACGATGCCCGCTACCTTGGGCGGCAACTGGCGCGCCAGTCTCTGCGCGAGTTGTGGGAGGGCGTGGGCACCATGGGCAGCGTGGGCAAGATGTTCTGGGCCGCACCGTTGCCGGGCAGCAAGCAGTTCATGGGCGTGCTCAACCAGTTTCTGTCGCCCTATCAGACCAATCCGCTCAATATCAACCCGCTGCGGCAGCTGCTCACCCGGGTGGTGGACTTCGAGACGCTGGCACATCCTGAGCATCCCAGCGTGGTGCCCAAGCTCTTCATCTGCGCCACCAATGTGCGCACGGGTGCCGGCAAGATCTTCAAGGGCGAGCAGGTGACGGCAGACGCCATCATGGCGTCGGCCTGCCTGCCGCAGCTGTTCAAGGCTGTGGAGATTGACGGGGAGTGCTACTGGGACGGTGGGTTCTCGGGCAATCCGGCCCTGTATCCGCTGATCTACGAGACCCGGAGCAGGGATATCCTGCTGGTGCAGATCAATCCCAAGGAGTCCGATGTCTCGCCCGACACGGCCCGCGAGATCATGGACCGCATGAACGAAATCACCTTCAACGCCAGCTTGCTGGCCGAGCTGCGGGCCATCGAGTTCGTGGTCAAGCTGCTGGAGCAAAAGCGCCTGGATCCCGAGCGCTACAAGCATGTGCTGATGCACCGCATCGATGGCGGCTCGGTGCTCAAGCCCTTTGGCGCCTCGAGCAAGGTGCGCGCAGACATGGGCATGGTGCGCAAGCTGTTCGAGCTGGGACGCGAGCGCGGCCAGCAATGGCTGCAGCTCAACCGCGAGCACCTTGGCGTCAAGCAGACGCTGCGATTCAACGAGAATAAGGGGTAGCCTCCGCAAGGGGCGACGCCATTGCCTGCTTTCCGGCTTCCCGGGTCATGGGCAGGGCAGGGCGCCCGGAGTACCGAACCGTAGAGATACAAGAGACCATGCACGACCACGATTACGACGCCCATTGCATTTTCTGCCGCATCGCCAAAGGGGAGATTCCTTCGCGCAAGGTGTATGAGGACGAGGAGCTGTTCGCCTTCCACGACATTCACCCGGGTGCGCCTGTGCACTTCCTGGTGATTCCCAAGAAACACATCCATTCCATGGCCCAGGTCGGGGCCGAGGATGCGCCCCTGCTGGGCCGCATGATGGCGCTGGCTCCCAAGCTGGCGATGGAGCAGGGCTGCAACCCTTATCCCGATGGCGGTTTCCGCATCGTGGTCAACACCGGCAGCGAAGGCGGGCAGGAAGTGCACCATCTTCACCTGCATGTCATGGGTGGCCCGCGCCCCTGGCTCAAGGGCTGATCAGGCGGCGCACCGGGTCTGCACGCGGCGATAGAGCTGTGGGCTGCAGGCTTTTTGGGTGATTGATTCGTATCTGTCACAAGCCCCGTCTAAAATGGTTTGCAATTTCTAGGAGATTCTCATGGGCTCGTTTTCTATCTGGCACTGGGCGATCGTGCTGCTCATCGTGGTTCTGGTGTTCGGCACCAAGAAGCTCAAGAACATCGGCTCCGATCTGGGCGGCGCCGTCAAGGGCTTCAAGGACGGCATGAAGGACGGCGCGACTGACGCCGAAGCCAACGCTGCGACCGGCCAAGTGGCCAACCAGCAGGCTGCCGAAAAGGCCACCATCGACGTGGAAGCCAAGCAAAAGAGCTGATCGCGGCAGGACTGACATTTAGATGTTTGATATTGGCCTGTCCAAAATGGCGCTGATCGGTGCCGTGGCCCTGGTGGTCATCGGTCCCGAGAAGCTGCCGCGCGTGGCCCGCATGGTGGGCACCTTGCTTGGCAGGGCACAGCGCTATGTGTCCGACGTCAAGGCCGAGGTCAACCGCTCCATGGAGCTCGATGAGCTGCGCAAGATGAAGGACACGGTCGAGACTGCCGCGCGGGACGTTGAGTCCAGCATGCGCAATCAGGCCTCCGATCTTGAAAAGGACTGGAGCGATGCGACCAAGGACCTGCGCGACGACTCGAACATGACTTCGGCTTCGTCCTTCGGCTCCTATGACGCAGAAGGTGGCTACACCGGTCTGGACACGCACAGCAGCGTGGTGCCCGGCTATCGCCATCCGCGCAAGAACTGGCGCGTCAAGCGCGGTGCCGTGCCCCAGTGGTACAAGGCCCGTGCCGGGGTACGCAGCAAGGTCCAGTCGGGTGCGGCACGCGTGGCGCGCTTTCGCCCCAAGAAGTTCCATTGAACATGCAGCTCAGCAGCCTGCCGGCCGCAAGGTCGGCCATGGCCGGCCCCAGGGGGCAGGCTTGGCTGCCAGCATGTCGTCCTTTGCCCGTGATTCACGGGCGTTGTTGTTTCTCAAGCGTGTGGGGCCGATCGGGCTCCGGCGCGGTTTTGCACCATGTCCGAACCCTCTAAAGAAGACGAACTCGCAGGTACGGAACAGCCGTTTGTCCAGCACCTGATGGAGCTGCGTGACCGCCTGCTCTACAGCCTGTATGGCGTTTTGATCGGCGTCGGGCTGCTGATGTTCTGGCCG
This region of Comamonas thiooxydans genomic DNA includes:
- the nrfB gene encoding cyclic di-3',5'-guanylate-activated glycosyltransferase NrfB gives rise to the protein MSWLDLFTGYLYVLKSIAIVIAVVIFISGLDDLFIDLMYWGRRAWRALTVYSRHEQMNHKALLGVDEKPLAIMVPAWQEHGVIGKMAQLAATTLDYENYHIFIGTYPNDPQTHADVEQVRAHFPNVHSVVCARPGPTSKADCLNNVLDAIFQFEQRSGIEFAGFILHDSEDVLSRLELRLFNFLVDRKDLIQLPVYPLERPLREFTGGHYLDEFAELHAKDIVVREAMVGQVPSAGVGTCFSRRAITALLELGDGVAFDTQSLTEDYDIGFRLKQLGMREIFVRFPVHDADQPADPDQPRRHGRSAREASVICVREFFPDTLNAAVRQKSRWITGIVIQGFKTLRWTKSGVLNYFLWRDRKGALTNFASFLAMLLAMQLIAIWIYQRLVPDSYRFLSIFQGDWWLYALLAANFMLMLNRIAQRMFFVTSYYGIVQGLMSLPRLLWGNLVNFLANWRAIAQALQAKDIRRMAWAKTDHDFPMLGEGPRLRQPLGQILIAQGALTESQLQEALVRPTPGLRLGSALVHKDLISTAQLAAAVAQQAGVPWEFLGEHLIPDEIAALLPAHLALHYSVVPLREEGEALILASESVIDPVSHAALERKLERPVRYLIAPKGEVTVELRRLYARQHGEPARELLTWAVERKRVSAEQAKELWKFYVSRQLMLGEVLQALGRIDTAVLNALLLRHEQSDDSLGLFLVNQGALTQATLDEALRLQQQLQVTMAQLLRRLDAAPIVSVAA
- the wecB gene encoding non-hydrolyzing UDP-N-acetylglucosamine 2-epimerase codes for the protein MNQDSEALHAKPDIAQLLIVSGTRPEIIKLAPVYHALQQTHWARPIWLHTGQHGDMAAQMLDCFHIQPDHVLQRQGSSLLEFATGCRVQLESVLTNTSCEAVIVQGDTESAFQGALAGFYLKIPVVHVEAGLRTYNLHRPFPEEGLRQMIGRIASLHLAPTPRAQQALERENVAKEKIELTGNTVVDAQLWASQHHHIHRRMQGRGHILVTMHRRENWGPDVDHVCEAIADIAREFPQVPVLFPVHLNPVVKEPVYRLLGGLPNVKLTEPLDYLAMQQALADAWLVLTDSGGLQEEAPTFKVPVLVLRDETERPEVLEAGCAALVGADRSRIVQSVRHLMHDDAAYRSMQASSNPFGDGTAAQRTEKRLHQMLRPDHAGLAQKAAERTRHVLA
- the glmM gene encoding phosphoglucosamine mutase, yielding MRRQYFGTDGIRGRAGYFPITPDFALHLAHVVGRMLHRNEERPTVLIGKDTRISGHMLESALVSGFNSSGVDVVLLGTLPTPGVAYLTRALRASLGVVISASHNTFEDNGIKFFSAKGTKLPYVWEVAVEQMLLDEPHWVPAIALGKTQLLDDAAGRYIEFCKSTCDHAFTLRGLKIVVDAGHGAAYQIAPMVLHELGAEVVAIGCAPDGMNINQGAGAAHPELLATTVSGCGADFGIALDGDADRLLVVDAAGRLYNGDELLYLIVADRLEHDESIAGAVGTLMTNMAVERAFGVLDVDFMRTKVGDRYVLEELSRRGWTFGGEGSGHLLILDRHSTGDGLVNALQILQACVRTGRTLSQWLLPVQLYPQALLNVHWSPDRDWRSNALLARVQAQVEAELGSTGRVLVRHSGTEPLLHVMVEAQDGDQASRCAERLVTAARDG
- the hisF gene encoding imidazole glycerol phosphate synthase subunit HisF, coding for MLAKRIIPCLDVTGGRVVKGVNFLELRDAGDPVEIAARYNAQGADELTFLDITATSDGRDLILPIIEAVASQVFIPLTVGGGVRSVEDVRRLLNAGADKTSFNSAAIANPDTINACSDKYGAQCIVVAIDAKRRTPEDEQRIGPGGTPMGPGWDVYSHGGRKNVGLDVVRWAEEMARRGAGEILLTSMDKDGTKSGFDLKLTRAVADAVAVPVIASGGVGNLEDLADGVTIGGADAVLAASIFHYGEYTVQQAKECMRARGIPVRL
- the hisI gene encoding phosphoribosyl-AMP cyclohydrolase — its product is MACAGSYTKQRSAMSWLDQVKWDAQGLVPVIAQEQSSGDVVMFAWMNREALEKTAELGRAVYFSRSRNKLWFKGEESGHVQTVHEIRIDCDNDVVLLKITQEGHDPGIACHTGRHSCFYSVFKDGQWLAVDPVLKDPASIYK
- a CDS encoding phosphoribosyl-ATP diphosphatase, giving the protein MPEQNTASVEGALARLAAVIESRKVANGGDPEKSYVARLLHKGPDAFLKKIGEEATEVVMAAKDVDHGADKGKILYEVADLWFHSMIALSHYGLTPAEVVAELERREGTSGLEEKALRKAQERAAQEGAAKQ
- a CDS encoding patatin-like phospholipase family protein, which translates into the protein MAAETSHTLNLALQGGGSHGALTWGVLDALLDDDGLIFEGISGTSAGAMNAVALAHGFAQAAAQEKKVDDARYLGRQLARQSLRELWEGVGTMGSVGKMFWAAPLPGSKQFMGVLNQFLSPYQTNPLNINPLRQLLTRVVDFETLAHPEHPSVVPKLFICATNVRTGAGKIFKGEQVTADAIMASACLPQLFKAVEIDGECYWDGGFSGNPALYPLIYETRSRDILLVQINPKESDVSPDTAREIMDRMNEITFNASLLAELRAIEFVVKLLEQKRLDPERYKHVLMHRIDGGSVLKPFGASSKVRADMGMVRKLFELGRERGQQWLQLNREHLGVKQTLRFNENKG
- a CDS encoding histidine triad nucleotide-binding protein, yielding MHDHDYDAHCIFCRIAKGEIPSRKVYEDEELFAFHDIHPGAPVHFLVIPKKHIHSMAQVGAEDAPLLGRMMALAPKLAMEQGCNPYPDGGFRIVVNTGSEGGQEVHHLHLHVMGGPRPWLKG
- the tatA gene encoding Sec-independent protein translocase subunit TatA; this encodes MGSFSIWHWAIVLLIVVLVFGTKKLKNIGSDLGGAVKGFKDGMKDGATDAEANAATGQVANQQAAEKATIDVEAKQKS
- the tatB gene encoding Sec-independent protein translocase protein TatB; translated protein: MFDIGLSKMALIGAVALVVIGPEKLPRVARMVGTLLGRAQRYVSDVKAEVNRSMELDELRKMKDTVETAARDVESSMRNQASDLEKDWSDATKDLRDDSNMTSASSFGSYDAEGGYTGLDTHSSVVPGYRHPRKNWRVKRGAVPQWYKARAGVRSKVQSGAARVARFRPKKFH